Proteins from one Pseudobdellovibrionaceae bacterium genomic window:
- a CDS encoding TerC family protein has protein sequence MFFPFAEYWWFYAAFIVFVLAVLALDLGVFHKHAHEVSFKEASAWTAIWISLALVFNFLFYLYAKQTFSTDERIMGLVQGDPDGAAWRVAMEFLTGFVVEKSLAVDNIFVFAVVFGYFGIPRIYQHRILFYGILGALIFRAIFIALGTYLMAYHAVVLFFGALLIFTGFKMFFSNDDMMEPEKNWALKLLRKFMRIHPKIEGEHFFTRINGVLHATPLFVALVFLELSDILFAVDSVPAIFALTDEPLIVFTSNIFAILGLRSMYFMLSGVMERFSLIKYGLAAVLIFVGLKMVYLNDAFGGKFPISWSLAIIVSLIGSSIVISWFVSKREDSAPKSE, from the coding sequence CTGTTTTTCCCGTTCGCCGAGTACTGGTGGTTCTACGCCGCATTTATCGTTTTCGTCCTCGCGGTCCTCGCGTTGGATTTGGGCGTCTTCCACAAACATGCCCACGAAGTCTCGTTCAAAGAAGCTTCGGCATGGACCGCCATCTGGATCAGCTTGGCGCTCGTCTTCAATTTCCTTTTCTATCTCTACGCCAAACAAACCTTCTCGACGGACGAACGGATCATGGGACTCGTTCAGGGCGATCCCGATGGCGCCGCCTGGAGGGTCGCGATGGAGTTCCTGACGGGATTCGTCGTCGAAAAATCCCTCGCGGTCGATAACATCTTCGTCTTCGCGGTCGTTTTCGGTTACTTCGGAATCCCGCGGATCTACCAACACCGGATTCTTTTCTACGGAATTTTAGGCGCCCTGATTTTCCGCGCGATCTTCATCGCCCTCGGAACTTATTTGATGGCGTACCACGCGGTCGTGCTGTTCTTCGGCGCGCTCCTCATCTTCACCGGCTTCAAGATGTTCTTCTCGAACGATGACATGATGGAGCCCGAGAAAAACTGGGCGCTGAAACTGCTTCGGAAGTTCATGCGTATTCACCCCAAAATCGAAGGCGAACACTTCTTCACACGCATCAATGGCGTCCTGCACGCCACTCCCCTTTTTGTGGCGCTCGTTTTCTTGGAGCTTTCCGACATCCTCTTCGCCGTCGACTCGGTGCCCGCGATTTTCGCACTGACCGATGAGCCCCTCATCGTTTTCACATCGAATATTTTCGCGATCTTAGGCTTGCGTTCGATGTACTTCATGCTGTCGGGAGTGATGGAGCGCTTCTCTTTGATCAAATACGGCCTTGCGGCGGTGCTCATCTTCGTTGGATTGAAGATGGTCTATTTGAATGACGCTTTTGGAGGCAAATTTCCCATCAGCTGGTCGCTCGCCATTATCGTATCATTGATCGGATCTTCCATCGTGATTTCATGGTTCGTGTCAAAGCGCGAAGATTCAGCACCAAAATCCGAATAA
- a CDS encoding transglycosylase domain-containing protein, producing the protein MTVLSVVAISAAAIWLGTTSPPDFAQVRADHRPSDAWIVDRQGRPMESIRTARDRRSLGWVAWHEVSPAFRELLVQVEDQRFYRHFGVDPLAVGHAGWQMLRGHAHRGASTLSMQLTGLLSGTRSGKGKDNSRRDLGRKFTQMIEALKLDGSWQKDEILEAYVNLVPFRGELVGLPAASQGYFAKTPAGLFREEAALLIALIRAPNAKPELVGQRACRILERDDCAPVIELAQKSFARPYAIARKREVVPVLSERFVENGWGTNLIQTSLDLKMQELALHALREQMRFLRRQNVNDGAVLILETRTGRVVAYAANGGPGMASAPQVDGIQTRRQAGSTIKPIVYGLAYDLNLLAPDSLLDDSPADIAISMGRVYHPRNYDNVFRGPVSAGEALGSSMNVPAVRALKLVGETRVLDKMRELGFQDLEDDDYYGPSLALGAVDVTLWELTHAYRQFATENEIFKPETREMLYDSLGAPEYRRFTFGMDSLLSLPFPVAVKTGTSKDMRDNWCIGWTPEYTVGVWIGNFNGDPMWNVSGMSGAAPIWRDLMLALHPHPQPTRAPRYLPRAEALPRRGLSRIRYPAAGMLVGLDPEIPRGLQKLPIEIENPQPGYRLFLNRKPLSMARETVLWSLARGRHRLELKDRKGVAVDQVRFEVR; encoded by the coding sequence ATGACGGTCCTATCCGTCGTCGCCATCAGTGCCGCGGCAATTTGGCTGGGGACTACGTCCCCGCCCGACTTCGCGCAGGTGCGCGCCGATCACCGTCCGTCGGACGCCTGGATCGTCGATCGCCAGGGCCGCCCCATGGAATCGATCCGCACCGCGCGCGATCGGCGTAGCCTGGGCTGGGTTGCATGGCACGAAGTCTCGCCCGCCTTCCGCGAACTGCTGGTTCAGGTCGAAGATCAACGCTTCTACCGCCACTTCGGCGTCGACCCCTTGGCCGTCGGCCACGCCGGTTGGCAGATGTTGCGCGGTCATGCCCATCGCGGCGCCAGTACATTGAGCATGCAGCTCACGGGGTTGTTGAGTGGCACCCGCTCCGGAAAAGGAAAAGACAACTCGCGACGAGATCTGGGTCGCAAGTTCACGCAGATGATCGAGGCCTTGAAGCTCGACGGCTCTTGGCAAAAAGACGAAATCCTCGAAGCTTACGTCAACCTGGTCCCTTTCCGCGGTGAACTCGTGGGCCTTCCCGCCGCGAGCCAAGGTTATTTCGCGAAAACGCCCGCCGGGCTTTTCCGCGAGGAAGCCGCATTGTTGATCGCGCTGATCCGCGCCCCGAACGCAAAGCCCGAGCTCGTGGGCCAGCGCGCCTGCCGCATTCTCGAGCGTGACGACTGCGCGCCCGTGATCGAACTCGCGCAAAAAAGTTTCGCGCGGCCCTACGCGATCGCGCGCAAACGCGAAGTCGTCCCCGTGCTTTCCGAAAGGTTCGTCGAAAACGGTTGGGGCACGAATCTGATTCAGACCTCTCTCGACCTGAAGATGCAGGAACTGGCGCTGCACGCCCTGCGCGAACAGATGCGGTTTTTGCGCCGACAAAATGTGAACGACGGTGCCGTGCTCATCTTGGAAACCCGTACCGGCCGCGTCGTGGCCTACGCGGCGAACGGCGGTCCCGGTATGGCCAGCGCGCCGCAAGTTGACGGGATCCAAACGCGGCGCCAAGCCGGCTCGACGATCAAACCCATCGTTTACGGTCTGGCGTACGATCTGAATCTGCTCGCCCCCGATTCGCTTTTGGATGACAGCCCGGCGGACATCGCGATCTCGATGGGTCGCGTGTACCATCCTCGCAACTACGACAATGTGTTTCGCGGCCCCGTCAGCGCGGGTGAAGCCCTGGGCTCTTCGATGAACGTGCCTGCCGTGCGTGCGCTGAAACTGGTCGGCGAAACGCGCGTCCTGGATAAAATGCGCGAACTCGGCTTTCAGGATCTCGAGGACGACGACTACTACGGCCCCAGTCTCGCGCTGGGCGCGGTGGACGTCACGTTGTGGGAGCTCACCCACGCGTACCGGCAGTTCGCGACCGAAAATGAAATCTTCAAACCCGAAACCCGCGAGATGCTCTACGACTCGCTCGGAGCGCCCGAATACCGCCGCTTCACCTTCGGGATGGACAGTCTTTTGAGCCTGCCCTTTCCCGTGGCCGTCAAAACCGGCACCAGTAAAGATATGCGCGACAACTGGTGCATCGGTTGGACGCCCGAATACACGGTCGGCGTCTGGATCGGAAACTTCAACGGCGACCCCATGTGGAACGTCAGCGGCATGAGCGGCGCGGCCCCGATCTGGCGCGACCTCATGCTGGCCCTGCATCCCCATCCTCAACCGACGCGCGCGCCCCGATATCTGCCCCGGGCCGAGGCGCTCCCCCGCCGTGGACTGTCACGCATTCGTTATCCCGCCGCGGGTATGCTGGTCGGCCTTGATCCCGAAATCCCGCGCGGCCTGCAGAAGCTACCGATCGAAATCGAGAATCCGCAACCGGGTTACCGCCTGTTTTTAAATCGCAAGCCCCTCAGCATGGCCCGCGAGACCGTCCTGTGGTCCCTCGCGCGGGGGCGCCATCGTTTGGAACTGAAGGATCGCAAAGGCGTGGCCGTAGACCAAGTGCGATTCGAAGTGCGCTGA
- a CDS encoding trypsin-like serine protease: MKTQTTLKQKSVRGLQLTLGTLATISLIACGQAPNLSSVNSELMDGQGIVNGSAVEESDVVSRSTAALYLKFPQGDRVVQFCTATLIEKRILTTAGHCLLAVAQSTGMEVSDMIPHLRVAFGLKKTVVSTEESVKFVALKNALVHPEFRLDALIGANEQTAIPDIAVLQLSEDAPEGYVPATMLRDEAQLQEGTELILAGYGLTQAPPVAKQAEELRRIDVKILKSKYNPAQFSYEVSEGRSACSGDSGGPAYLANSAGTGLILAGVTSFGDRQCSNLGVYTSVPAMATWIDETVKGFDAQENQQPTLVAHGQIL; the protein is encoded by the coding sequence TTGAAAACACAGACAACTCTCAAACAAAAATCAGTCCGTGGTCTGCAATTGACACTGGGGACTCTTGCGACGATCTCGCTGATCGCTTGCGGTCAGGCTCCGAACCTCAGTTCCGTGAACTCGGAACTCATGGACGGACAGGGAATCGTCAACGGGAGCGCCGTCGAAGAGAGCGACGTCGTTTCCCGTTCCACCGCCGCTCTTTACTTGAAGTTCCCTCAAGGTGATCGCGTCGTGCAGTTCTGTACCGCGACCCTGATCGAGAAACGGATCCTGACCACGGCGGGTCACTGCCTGCTGGCCGTCGCGCAAAGCACCGGCATGGAAGTTTCGGACATGATTCCCCACCTTCGCGTGGCCTTCGGTCTGAAAAAGACCGTCGTTTCGACCGAAGAGAGCGTGAAATTCGTCGCGTTGAAGAACGCGCTGGTTCACCCCGAGTTCCGTCTGGACGCGCTGATCGGCGCCAACGAACAAACCGCCATCCCCGATATCGCCGTGCTGCAATTGTCGGAAGATGCTCCGGAAGGTTACGTTCCCGCGACCATGCTCCGTGATGAAGCCCAGCTGCAAGAAGGCACCGAGCTGATCCTGGCGGGTTACGGCCTGACCCAGGCTCCCCCCGTCGCGAAACAAGCGGAAGAGCTGCGCCGGATCGACGTCAAAATCCTGAAGTCGAAGTACAACCCCGCCCAATTCTCGTACGAAGTCAGCGAAGGCCGCTCGGCTTGCTCGGGTGACTCGGGCGGACCTGCTTATCTCGCGAACAGCGCCGGCACCGGCCTGATCCTCGCGGGCGTGACCAGCTTCGGCGACCGTCAGTGCTCGAACCTGGGCGTTTATACCTCGGTTCCCGCCATGGCCACTTGGATCGACGAAACCGTGAAAGGCTTCGACGCTCAAGAGAACCAACAGCCGACTCTCGTCGCTCACGGTCAGATTCTCTAA
- a CDS encoding helix-turn-helix domain-containing protein, protein MKTKRKSIRVRSESSLNPLGEFLAKSRGKKGLTLAEVAEAIGLKSGQSVWDWENGKGSGIPASTLLRLVKLYGVSPDEAYRLLLDFHQTRVERKISQKFQAAKAELAGRRR, encoded by the coding sequence ATGAAAACCAAAAGAAAATCGATCCGTGTTCGTTCAGAATCCTCTCTCAATCCTTTGGGAGAGTTTCTGGCGAAATCCCGGGGAAAAAAAGGGTTAACCCTTGCTGAGGTGGCCGAGGCCATTGGACTGAAAAGCGGTCAATCGGTCTGGGACTGGGAAAATGGCAAAGGATCCGGCATTCCGGCCTCGACACTTCTCCGCTTGGTGAAGCTTTATGGTGTGAGCCCTGACGAAGCCTATCGTCTGCTTCTCGATTTTCACCAGACGCGGGTGGAACGCAAAATCTCTCAGAAGTTCCAGGCCGCCAAGGCGGAGCTGGCCGGTCGCCGCCGCTAG
- a CDS encoding YcaQ family DNA glycosylase — MKVRDARRLWIDAQKLNVPSPFGEGSAAVAKAIRHLGFVQIDTINVIERCHHHVLYSRIPGYQRLDLRAAQSREKTVFEYFTHALGYLPTENFRYFMPAMKRTKLTPSRYFAKVKGSAEYRKVHCLIKETGATSIRDIDDDILLEKAHPWGSRKPSKKALEWGFYAGEFTVSERIGMLKRYELTDRHFGWERRPDSATETEVANYRIDRALTAQGFVSLDSICYMRAKAKPDVAKELAKRVARKELVPIKIDGVVKPEFFVRPADLERKITEPHLVHLLSPYDPLIVPRKRLHAIFDYEHIFEAYVTEAKRKFGYFGLPVLADDQIVAVIDLKADRVLGELKIQQWTWLKKFKSASMKKRIEEALDPFAKFQFGD; from the coding sequence ATGAAAGTGCGGGACGCAAGACGGCTTTGGATCGATGCGCAGAAACTGAACGTGCCGTCGCCCTTCGGGGAGGGCTCGGCGGCCGTCGCCAAGGCCATCCGCCATCTTGGCTTCGTCCAGATCGACACCATCAACGTGATCGAGCGCTGTCACCATCACGTTCTGTACAGTCGCATTCCCGGTTACCAGCGCTTGGATCTACGGGCCGCGCAGTCGCGTGAAAAAACCGTCTTCGAATATTTCACCCACGCCCTGGGTTATCTGCCGACCGAAAACTTTCGTTACTTCATGCCCGCGATGAAACGTACGAAGCTGACGCCGTCCCGCTACTTCGCGAAAGTGAAGGGCTCGGCCGAGTACCGTAAAGTCCACTGCTTGATCAAAGAAACCGGCGCGACTTCCATTCGGGATATTGATGACGATATCCTGCTGGAAAAGGCGCATCCGTGGGGCAGCCGGAAGCCGTCCAAAAAGGCGTTGGAGTGGGGCTTTTACGCCGGCGAGTTCACGGTCAGCGAGCGGATCGGCATGCTCAAGCGTTACGAATTGACGGACCGTCATTTCGGTTGGGAACGACGGCCCGACTCGGCGACCGAAACGGAAGTCGCCAATTACCGGATCGATCGCGCGCTCACCGCGCAGGGCTTCGTGAGCCTGGATTCGATTTGTTATATGCGGGCGAAAGCGAAACCCGATGTCGCCAAGGAACTGGCGAAACGGGTCGCACGCAAAGAGCTGGTCCCCATCAAAATCGATGGCGTCGTGAAACCCGAATTTTTCGTTCGCCCGGCGGATCTTGAGCGCAAAATCACCGAGCCGCATCTGGTGCACTTGCTTTCGCCTTACGATCCCTTGATCGTTCCGCGCAAACGCCTGCACGCCATTTTCGATTACGAACACATTTTTGAGGCCTACGTGACCGAGGCGAAACGCAAATTCGGTTATTTCGGTCTGCCCGTCCTAGCCGACGATCAAATCGTGGCCGTGATCGACCTCAAAGCGGACCGCGTGCTCGGTGAACTGAAAATCCAGCAGTGGACGTGGCTTAAAAAATTCAAATCGGCTTCGATGAAAAAACGCATCGAAGAGGCGCTCGATCCGTTCGCGAAATTTCAGTTCGGCGACTGA
- a CDS encoding response regulator — MLKSWRNLSVSKKLYAVFGVMALLILLELMALNFAMNTLSAVRAFVEGEALWSKAQKNAIHSLHQYALTQDPKYYQEFRDNLAVPMGDHQARMELQNPRPDRQRMFDGFVQGGIHPHDIDKVINLLTRFHNVSYISRAVEVWTAGDDLVQELIVAAEELRQAVESTDDPHRLSAALARIGVINVELTKLEIEFSKTLGEGSRWLENLLFLILLAAVLTVESTGLILTFSFSRNLNRSLVDLTEAAQAVGRGDFSRTVPVRAQDELGQLAAALNRMTADLQRNIGQRREAEMASETKSKFLANVSHELRTPLGVIMGYVELLKDPKLNETDRRKYLETVDHTGKTLHRIVNDILDISKVEAGHLDIRITSFDFQELVDEIQRLMILKAESRQTELQFQQTGEIPRTIATDRDRLLQILVNLINNALKFTENGKVTIRYWVAQGSLHFEVQDTGVGIAPEFQDRLFQRFQHAGERMPGQEGAGLGLALSLGIARELGGDVHLKDSRPGFGSTFALYVHLHPTGETVSPPPASGPDHFERLRGRRVLVVDDAPDNQMIIQLFLVKEGVEVTTANDGRDGVAAAMSREVDLILMDMQMPVMNGFDATRELRRRGFDRPIVAFTANAMKGDEARCLDAGCNAIITKPIDPPHLLRTIARLLPPPALRDDQSPN, encoded by the coding sequence ATGCTCAAGTCGTGGCGCAATCTCTCGGTCTCAAAGAAGCTGTACGCCGTTTTCGGCGTCATGGCCCTTTTGATTCTGTTAGAGCTTATGGCTTTGAACTTCGCGATGAACACGCTTTCGGCCGTGCGCGCCTTCGTCGAAGGCGAGGCCCTTTGGTCCAAGGCGCAAAAGAACGCGATCCATTCGCTGCACCAGTACGCGTTGACCCAGGACCCCAAGTACTATCAGGAATTTCGGGACAATCTCGCGGTCCCGATGGGCGATCACCAAGCAAGGATGGAGTTGCAAAATCCCCGTCCCGACCGTCAGCGCATGTTCGACGGCTTCGTCCAAGGCGGCATCCACCCGCACGACATCGACAAAGTCATCAACCTGCTGACGCGTTTTCATAACGTCAGCTACATCTCGCGCGCGGTCGAAGTCTGGACGGCCGGCGACGATCTCGTGCAGGAGCTGATCGTCGCCGCCGAAGAGCTGCGGCAAGCCGTCGAATCCACGGACGACCCACACCGCCTGAGCGCCGCGCTCGCCCGGATCGGGGTCATCAACGTCGAACTCACTAAACTCGAAATCGAATTCTCAAAAACCCTCGGTGAAGGTTCGCGCTGGCTGGAAAACCTTCTTTTTTTGATCCTGCTGGCCGCCGTCCTGACCGTGGAAAGCACGGGTTTGATCCTGACCTTCTCTTTCAGTCGCAACCTGAACCGCTCGCTGGTCGATCTGACCGAAGCCGCGCAGGCCGTTGGCCGTGGGGATTTTTCGCGGACCGTGCCCGTCCGCGCGCAAGACGAGCTCGGGCAACTGGCCGCGGCGCTGAACCGCATGACGGCCGACCTCCAACGCAACATCGGTCAACGCCGTGAAGCCGAAATGGCCAGCGAGACGAAATCGAAATTCCTTGCGAACGTCAGTCATGAATTGCGCACTCCCTTGGGCGTCATCATGGGTTACGTCGAGCTGCTCAAAGACCCTAAGCTCAACGAAACCGATCGGCGCAAATACCTCGAAACCGTCGATCACACGGGTAAAACCCTTCACCGTATCGTGAACGACATTCTGGACATCTCGAAAGTCGAAGCGGGCCACCTCGATATCCGAATCACGAGCTTCGACTTTCAAGAGCTCGTCGACGAAATCCAGCGACTGATGATTTTGAAAGCCGAAAGTCGTCAAACCGAACTTCAATTCCAACAGACCGGCGAAATTCCCCGCACGATCGCGACCGACCGCGATCGGTTGCTGCAGATTTTGGTGAACCTGATCAACAACGCCCTCAAATTCACCGAAAACGGCAAGGTCACGATTCGCTACTGGGTCGCGCAGGGAAGTTTACATTTCGAAGTTCAGGATACGGGCGTTGGGATCGCCCCGGAATTTCAAGATCGTCTTTTCCAACGCTTCCAGCACGCGGGCGAACGTATGCCCGGTCAGGAAGGCGCCGGTTTGGGCCTCGCCCTTTCGCTCGGCATCGCGCGCGAGCTGGGCGGCGACGTTCATCTCAAGGATAGCCGACCCGGTTTCGGCTCGACCTTCGCGCTGTACGTTCACCTTCATCCCACGGGCGAAACGGTGTCGCCCCCGCCCGCATCGGGTCCCGACCACTTCGAGCGTCTGCGCGGACGCCGCGTGCTGGTCGTCGACGATGCTCCCGACAATCAGATGATCATCCAGCTTTTCTTGGTGAAGGAAGGCGTCGAAGTCACGACCGCGAACGACGGCCGCGACGGAGTGGCGGCCGCCATGAGCCGCGAGGTCGACCTGATTCTGATGGACATGCAGATGCCGGTGATGAACGGCTTCGACGCGACCCGGGAGCTGCGCCGACGCGGTTTTGATCGCCCCATCGTCGCCTTCACCGCCAACGCGATGAAAGGTGACGAGGCCCGCTGCCTGGACGCCGGCTGCAACGCCATCATCACGAAGCCGATCGATCCCCCGCACCTCTTGCGGACGATCGCGCGGCTTTTGCCGCCCCCCGCCCTGCGCGACGATCAGTCGCCGAACTGA
- a CDS encoding glutathione S-transferase — MIRLHHLNNSRSQRVLWLLEELDLPYEIVFYERHPRTMLAPAELKRIHPLGKSPVLEDEGVIVAESGAILEYLLETYGQGRFRPAVGSADRRRFTYFMHYAEGSLMSPLLLALIFGKMPKEPMPFFVRPIVRQLSQKVFSFLITPQIKAHAEYLESELEGRDWFAGEFSAADIQMSFPVQALLARGNIKSVCPRLVDFVRRFEARPAYQRALAKGGTFEIPGDER, encoded by the coding sequence ATGATCCGCTTGCACCATCTGAACAATTCCCGATCTCAGCGCGTTCTTTGGCTTTTGGAAGAGCTGGATCTTCCCTACGAGATCGTTTTCTATGAGCGTCATCCGCGTACGATGCTGGCGCCGGCGGAACTGAAGCGGATCCACCCCCTGGGGAAATCGCCCGTACTGGAAGACGAAGGCGTCATCGTGGCCGAGTCCGGCGCGATTCTCGAGTATCTGCTGGAAACCTATGGCCAAGGGCGTTTCCGGCCGGCCGTGGGGAGCGCGGATCGTCGTCGCTTCACTTACTTCATGCATTACGCTGAAGGATCCTTAATGTCGCCACTCCTGTTGGCTTTGATCTTCGGGAAGATGCCGAAAGAGCCGATGCCGTTTTTCGTGCGGCCGATCGTGAGGCAACTCAGTCAGAAGGTCTTCAGTTTTTTGATCACGCCGCAGATCAAAGCGCATGCCGAGTATCTTGAGAGCGAGCTTGAAGGACGTGATTGGTTCGCCGGCGAATTTTCGGCCGCCGATATCCAGATGAGTTTCCCGGTGCAGGCTCTGCTCGCGCGCGGCAATATCAAATCCGTGTGCCCGCGGTTGGTCGATTTCGTTCGCCGATTTGAAGCGCGTCCCGCGTACCAGCGCGCGCTCGCGAAAGGCGGAACCTTCGAGATTCCTGGAGATGAACGATGA
- a CDS encoding EcsC family protein, whose protein sequence is MIEPALSAIESKTLDEAAVFFQDPGLVIQGLNFIGHPIEALQKKLPPKAQGMIQKASEAAIRKALGVALTTLPKETGPLTTERARTSDWLHRGLATVTGAAGGAFGLAAIPVELPMTTVLLLRGIADQARLAGLDLRDPEIQLECIMVFAMGSPSEKDDALNSSYFASRLAFSQLIQQAGAAAVGLSAKDLLTALDKGSMPVLVRLIAKVAETFQIRITQKAVSEAIPVIGAVGGGALNYAFAQYFVTAGKFHFAIRAMEKKYGTQAVQDELRLRMSRRVSA, encoded by the coding sequence ATGATCGAACCCGCCCTGAGCGCCATCGAATCGAAAACTTTGGACGAGGCCGCCGTTTTCTTTCAGGATCCGGGACTCGTGATTCAGGGGCTGAACTTCATCGGACATCCGATCGAGGCTCTGCAAAAGAAGCTGCCGCCGAAGGCGCAAGGGATGATTCAGAAGGCGAGCGAGGCGGCGATCCGTAAGGCGCTCGGCGTGGCGCTGACGACCCTTCCGAAAGAGACGGGACCGCTGACCACGGAGCGTGCGCGAACTTCGGATTGGCTGCATCGCGGTCTTGCCACGGTGACCGGCGCGGCGGGCGGAGCGTTCGGGCTGGCCGCGATTCCGGTGGAGCTGCCGATGACGACGGTTCTTCTTTTACGTGGCATCGCCGATCAAGCTCGGTTGGCGGGATTGGACCTCCGCGATCCGGAAATTCAACTCGAGTGCATCATGGTCTTCGCGATGGGTTCGCCCAGCGAAAAAGACGATGCCTTGAACTCTTCCTACTTCGCCAGTCGCTTGGCATTTTCGCAGTTGATTCAGCAAGCGGGCGCGGCGGCCGTGGGGCTTTCGGCGAAGGATCTGCTCACGGCCTTGGACAAAGGCTCCATGCCGGTCTTGGTGCGTTTGATCGCCAAGGTCGCCGAAACGTTCCAGATTCGCATTACGCAAAAGGCCGTCAGCGAGGCGATACCGGTCATCGGCGCGGTCGGCGGCGGCGCCCTGAACTACGCGTTCGCGCAGTATTTCGTCACGGCCGGAAAATTCCATTTCGCCATCCGCGCGATGGAAAAGAAGTACGGCACCCAGGCGGTGCAGGACGAGCTGCGTTTGCGGATGTCCCGGAGGGTGTCGGCATGA